TCGACAGCAGTTCACGCGGCACGATACCGGCCAGCACCGCCGCTGAATTCCCCACATTTAGCCATTCCGGCTTCAAACCGGCCGCTAAAACTCGCTCGACCATCCGGGCCGTCAATTCGAGTTGCTCCCGCGTAGCCTCGCCATCGCTCTCATCCGCGGCATACAGGTGCGTCATCAAGCCGCCTACCCGAAGCGCGGAACGTCCATCCAGAAACCGTGCCAGAATCGCATCCAACTCCCCGGTTCCAACGCCCTGCCGGCTCATTCCCGTATCCAGTTCCAGATGCACGGGCACGGTACCTGCTTCGCACCCCACAGCTCTCGCGGCAGCCTCCAGCTCGTCCAGCTGCCAACCCTGCCAGACCACGGCGGTAAGGCGATGCGCCATTACATCCGCGCTCTGCCCAGGGAACGGGCCGCCGATCACCAGAATTTCCGGCTCCGCGACCCCGGCTTCGGCACAAAACTTCCGCGTGGCAACGCCCTCCTCGACCGAAGTCACCCCGAGCCATCGCGCACCGGCTTGCACCGCCGCTGGTGCGCACAGCGCCAATCCATGCCCGTAGGCATCCGCTTTTACAATCGCAAGCAACTCCACGGGCCGAGCGTCGGCCGCGTCTGCTGCACTACTCTGAACGAGAACCTGATAGTTGTTTTGGAAGGAGCCGGTCGAGATCTCGACCCAGCAAGGGCGACTATTCATAGAGATTCCAATCTCTATCCTATCTCGCCGCCCTGAAATCTATGTCGTACGAGATCGCAAATGGCACCGGCGAGGACTCCTGAAATGCACGCGTTCCTTGTCTGGAAAAAGCCTGGTTGGGGCAAAAAAAGTGTGGCCCAGGTCTCGCTTCCGAGTCCTGGGCCTGAGGGTTTCCTTTGAATAGTTCGCGGTTTTTCGGGCGTCCTCACTCTCTTTGCGATCGTGGACGTCGAAGCCTCCTCAGAAGCTGACCCGGAGGCCAAACTCCATCTTGCGTGGGATGTTGGCCTGGGACGATTGCACGCCCCAGGTGCTTGGTGAGTTGATGGCAAGCTCTGAAGTTCCACCTGGGTCAACAAGGATGTTGTGATTGAATACGTTGGTGAAGATCATCGAGAACTGGAGGGTGGTTCGCTCCCAGATCTTGATGTTCTTCTGAAGGCTCATATCCACGTTCCAGTACGGTGTGCCGTTAATTGGACCTACACCTGGATTCTTGGTGTCGATGCCCAGAATCGGCGCGCGTACCTGATCGAAGACTGCGACCGGGTTCTTAAACATATTGACCGCTGCGCCGCCGCTGCCTGCGACTGCCGTTCCGACGGAATTGCCGTAGGGGTCCGTTCCTCCGCTGATGTTGTAATGCGAGTGAACACCGGCAGTGTACTTGCTGGTGAAGACGCACTGCTCATTGTCGAAGTAGTTCGCACCGTCGGCGCCGCCGAATGCCTGCCCGTCCGTATTGGTGTTGCAGTAGAGAGGCTCTCCGTTGCCCGCCGTGAATATCGGCGCGAAAGACCAGCCGCCCGCCAGCCGCCCCATCAGCCCTTGCTGGCCCTTGTAGTAAGGGTCCTGCCAGACCATGTAAGTGTTGAAGACCAGCTTCCGGTTGAAAGGCTGCACGCCGTACATCGCGTCCAGATTGAACGGATCGTTGGGCGTGTATTCGCTGGTCGCCTGCACCTCGGCGCCGGTGCCCAACGCCTTGCTATAGGTGAAGTTCTCATGCATTGTGAGGCCGTGCCAGTCCAGCAGTGCGAAGCTGACAAAGCCGCCGTTATAGTTTCCGTGGCCTATGCTCGCGTTCTCTGCAATACCGCTTGTCGACTGGCCGCTTCCGCCGTTCGCGGAACCGGGAATCGGCGTGTTCATCATGGTGCGAGGAAAGTTGAAGCCGCCATTGTCCAGGTCGGACCAGAGACTCCACACGGACTGGGTGATCAGGTTGGAGTATTCATTGTTCATGACCGCCGTGGTGCAGTTGGCAAAGCCAGCACAATAGCTAGTCCCTTTGAGCGCGTTCTCAAAGAAAGACTGAGGTGAGACCGCGCTTGGCATACCCCCTGCGCCGCACTGCGCCGCCGAGGTAGCGCAACCGAGCTGTTTCTCGAGCGCAGCGTAGGCCTGGGCGAAGTTCTGCGTGCCTGCTGTCATCATGTAAGGAACTGCGTTGAGGTTGACTGGCTGATATTCATGGTGAATCAGACGCCCAATGTAACCCACCTCGATCAGTGTCTTGCGAGTGATCTGGCGCTGAATCGTCAAGTCGAAGGAATCAACCGCATTGGGACGGAATTCCGGATCGAGCCCCTCGCTGGCCGAACCCGCGGCTGAGTTGTAACCCGGATAGACCGGCTGAGGCAGCGTAGGGCTGGCCGCGGCCAACGGCGCCGAGGTGCCATCAACGCCGATACGGAAAGCCGTTGTCGCAGTTGGATTCGCCGGTCCGCAAGCGCCGCTGGCAAGGGCCTGCCTGCATTGCACCGGCTGGATCAGGCCGATTCCCAGCAGGGGCACCAGCACCAGGTCCACACCATTCAGGCGTCCATAGATGCGCCCATACCCGCCGCGTATCACCGTCGCGTCAGGACCGAAAAGATGGCCCAGAACAGTATCCGACGCGAAATGCGGGTTCCACGCAGCACCGACGCGAGGACTGAACGAGCCGTAGAACGGATTGTACGGGTATTTCAACCCGGCGCCGACGTTGCCCACCAGCGCGAAGCCGAGTTCCGGATTGTACGCCTGACCGGCCAGAGCATTCGCCTTGCGCTGCGCCAGATAATCCGTCGTCTTGATCGGTTCATCGGACGCATCCACAATCTCTACCTGCTTGCCTGTCGCCTCCGTCGGCGGCATCTCCAGCGTCCAGCCCATGCCAAACGACAGCGTGAACGACGGCTTCATGTGCCACGTGTCGCTGAAATAGACGTTGTAGTAAGGGATGGTGACTTTATCGGATGCCGGCGTTAGAGGCGCATTCAGCGTGAGGCTGTTTCCAGAGCGGGTATACGCCACCTGCGAATCCGTCACCATTCCGTACACCGCGGCTGCCACACGAGAAGCCGCCGCGCCGGTTGGATACCCCTGAGCCGTAAGCGCCGAGAGATCGATCAACCCTGAGCCAACCGAATCTCCGAGTTGGTACGTCGGGGTGAAGTTGATGCCGCCGCCGTTGTCCGTGCGCTGGTGGTAGTTGAAGTTATGCTGATACTGGCCGCCGAACTGAAGAAGGTGGTTGCCTCTCAGGAAAGAAACATCGTCGCGCAGGAAGTGATCCTCTCCGTCCCAGAAACGTGTCCGGATATCCTGCGTGTCCACGTTGAAGGGCACGAGCGCCTTGGTTGCGGATTCGCCGAAGGGCTCAAGTGCTCCGCCCAGCCCGGAGATCTGCGGCGGGGCGTTGTTGTCTGACCACGACCAGTAGTTGCGCAGAAAGCTGTAGTGGAAGTCATTGGTCATATGCGCCGTAATATTGGTGGTGAGTCCTGCCACCAGATACCACGGCTGCTGCGGACGGCTCTCAGCCGACGCCGGGGTGCCGAGCTTGTCACCGGAAAAGAAACCGCCAATATCCACCTGGTTGGTCGTGGCGCGGGTGAGCCGGTAATAGCGGTAACTCGTCATGAAGTGCCACTTGTCGCCGAAGTCGTGATCCAGGCGGGCAACCATGAAGTCGTCGCGCTCGGGGAGCGCCAAGTTACCCTTGAAGCCTACCTCGTTGACGCCGTCGCAATAGGTGCCCAGCAGTGATCCGCAACTCGTGTCGTTCCCTGGCGGCTCATATTTGTTCCACATCGTCTGGACGTCGGGGTTGACTCCAATGCCGCGCGGGTCCAGGGCCTTGAGATCATAAGTGGTACCGCCGAAAGTGACGATCCCGTTGCGCATATTCGCTGAGGGAACGACACGCTCGTAAGTCTGTGCGTTGGGATAGCGCCATCCCTGATACAGGGCGAACAGATATGTTTTTCCTCCCAAAACACTTGGTGCAATGGGACCGCCTGCCCCGGCGCCAAACTTGCTGTAGTGGTAACTCGGCAGCGGCGTCCCGGAGAGATTGTTATCCCAGGTGTTGGCGCTGAAGTTGTTGTCCAGATAGTACTCGTAGACCGATCCGTGAACCTGGTTGGTTCCGCGCTTGGTCACGATCTCCACCTGCGCGCCGGCCGAGTTGTTGAAGTCCGCGGTCTGGTTGGCCGTATTGACCTTGAACTCTTCCACGCTGTCCGCCGGTGTCGGCAAGACGCCCGTAGGGCCCGCCGCAACGCCCGCATTCTGGTTCGCGATGCCTGTCGGGTCGCCCGCGAAAGACGGCGTGTACACGGACATATCGCCATCCATGTCATTCGTATTGTTTCCACCGTCAAGCGAGAATGTGCTCTGGTCGCCGACTGCTCCAGCGACGCTGCCGTCGGGGCTCACGCCGGGTTGAAGTTCGGTAAAGGTGCCGACATCGTGGAGGAGGCTCGGGAGCGAGTCGATTGCTTCCGAATCTACCGTTCCGCCAACAGTCGAATTCAACGTCTGGAGATCTGTACTCATTGCCTGTACTTCGACCGTCTGTTGTGTACTGCCCACCTGCAACTTGAAATTGGCCGTGGTTTGCGTGCCCACCTCTATGGTCTGACCCACAATCTTGTCTGTGCGAAAGCCGGATTTGTTGACGGTGATGTCATACTTGCCCGGCGCAACGTTTTGCATCACGTACTCGCCGGCATGATTGGTGGTCGTGGTGAGCGATGTGTTGGTCGCAGGATCTGTCAAAGTAATCAGCGCGCCCGGAACTACCGCGCTGCTCTGGTCTGTAACCACGCCTACTACCGTGCCCGTGTTCGTCGCCTGGCCAAGTATTAGAGTTGCCCCCGCACACATCCACACCAGCAGCATTGTTGTCAGCATCGGCCAGCGGAATCTAACTCGCGTCATGGACTGCCTCCTCACCGTCTGTGATTTTGTGTCTTTGGAATATCGTGTCGTTTACAGAATCCAGAGTTCTCGAAAACAGAGGATCGAGCTCCTCTGATTCCGAGGCGAAAAACTCCCCTCGATGGCGTGGCATCTGGAGCGTCGCCGCAGCCTCCAGCGAGGTGGAAACCAAGATCACGTGCGTCAAGCTGACTTGACGACCGAAAACGGGGATCTTAGACCACCTTCGACAGGAACAGTGCAATTCAGAAATTGCCCTGGAATCGCTGCATGAAAAGGCAGATGTCAGGTCAAAGATTCAAATCGATGGATCGCGATAAATAGAAGCGCACGAAGGACTTGTCAGTCCTTCCCCCTGGCCGGCCCGACACCAGGTGTCTGCTCCATGAGTGGTCGACTCAAAAATTTTAGGTTCTTGCTTCGACTCGCTCCCGGGAACGGCTATCCCGCACTGCGCGGGCGCCCAACTACTGCACAAATCCCAATCACTACCAGTCTCGCTTCATCAGACTGCGAACTGTCATGCGTCTGATTATTTGGCGATTCCTGAAAGGTGAAAACAACCAGCGAAGCACTGGTTTCGTTGAACGAGTGTTTCGCTTGAGCGGATTTTCTCGAGTGCAATTGGTTGACGGTTCGCTTGCAAATCTTCCGGCTGGCATCGTTTCACGCCATTGCCGAAAGGAATCGTTTGAAATGTTGCTTCAACGTACCATGAAAAAATTAGCTATTCAAGCGCAGTGAATAATATTTTTAATGGGCTTGCTGGGATTACGCCGGGAGAACGCATCATAAAAACCTAATCCATATCCAGAACCTTCCCCGGATTCATCCGGTTATCAGGGTCCAGTGCTCGCTTCAAGCTCCGCATCACCTCAAGCGACTCGCCATGCTCGGCTTTCAGGTATTTCTTCTTTCCCGAGCCCACGCCGTGCTCTCCCGAGCATGTGCCGCCCATCCCCTGCGCCCGAGCCACCAGCCGCTCGGCGAAAGTATCGGCCTCTGCCATCTGATCCGGCCCGAGCAGGCACTGCACATGGAAATTCCCATCGCCCACATGGCCAACCATCACCGCCGGAAACGAAACCTGGTCCAGATCCGCGCGCGTCGCAACAATACACTCCGCCAGCTCCGAAATCGGCACACAAACATCCGTAGTCAACACGTTTGACCCCGGCCGCAGCGCACGCGTGGCGTAGTAGACATCGTGCCGCGCCTTCCACAGCCGCTCCCGTTCAGCCAGCGTTGTCTGCCACTGAAAGCCAAGCCCACCATGCTCTTGCGAAAGAGACTCGGCCATCTGCGCCGCCTCTTCCACGCTGGCCTGGCTGACTCCGTGAAATTCAAACAGCAACGTCGGCCTCACCAGCAAACCCAATTGCGAATAACGATTCACGGCGTCCACCTGCCGGTCGTCCATGAACTCAATCCGGGCCACGCTGACTCCAAGTTGAATTGCCTCGATCACCGTCTTCACCGCGCCCTCAATCGTCTCAAAAGCGCAAATGGCCGCCGTCACCGCCTCAGGCTGCGCGTGAAGCCGCAGCGTGACTTCCGTGATTACGCCCAACGTGCCCTCCGAGCCGACAAACAGCCGCGTCAGATCATAGCCGGCGCTCGATTTGCGCGCCCGCGTCCCAGTGTGAATGACGCGGCCATCGGCCAGCACCACCGTCAAACCCAGCACATTCTCCCGCATCGTCCCGTAGCGAACGGCTGTTGTCCCCGATGCGCGGGTCGCCGCCATCCCGCCAAGCGTCGCATCCGCGCCTGGATCAATAAAGAATGTCAGTCCGGTATTCTCCAGCGCCTTCTGCAACTGCTTGCGGC
This portion of the Acidicapsa acidisoli genome encodes:
- the alr gene encoding alanine racemase, whose translation is MNSRPCWVEISTGSFQNNYQVLVQSSAADAADARPVELLAIVKADAYGHGLALCAPAAVQAGARWLGVTSVEEGVATRKFCAEAGVAEPEILVIGGPFPGQSADVMAHRLTAVVWQGWQLDELEAAARAVGCEAGTVPVHLELDTGMSRQGVGTGELDAILARFLDGRSALRVGGLMTHLYAADESDGEATREQLELTARMVERVLAAGLKPEWLNVGNSAAVLAGIVPRELLSICDRFGMKAMARPGLALYGLAPEFVPDEPEVVSELRGKLRRVLEWKTRVVSVRSVEAGRVVGYNGTFVATEPMRLALLAVGYADGLNRALSNRGAVLIGGQRAPIVGRISMDQAVVDVTEISGVVAGDEVVLLGQQGAESITAEEHARWAGTIPWEIFTSIAARAKRIKGVEQISA
- a CDS encoding TonB-dependent receptor; protein product: MTRVRFRWPMLTTMLLVWMCAGATLILGQATNTGTVVGVVTDQSSAVVPGALITLTDPATNTSLTTTTNHAGEYVMQNVAPGKYDITVNKSGFRTDKIVGQTIEVGTQTTANFKLQVGSTQQTVEVQAMSTDLQTLNSTVGGTVDSEAIDSLPSLLHDVGTFTELQPGVSPDGSVAGAVGDQSTFSLDGGNNTNDMDGDMSVYTPSFAGDPTGIANQNAGVAAGPTGVLPTPADSVEEFKVNTANQTADFNNSAGAQVEIVTKRGTNQVHGSVYEYYLDNNFSANTWDNNLSGTPLPSYHYSKFGAGAGGPIAPSVLGGKTYLFALYQGWRYPNAQTYERVVPSANMRNGIVTFGGTTYDLKALDPRGIGVNPDVQTMWNKYEPPGNDTSCGSLLGTYCDGVNEVGFKGNLALPERDDFMVARLDHDFGDKWHFMTSYRYYRLTRATTNQVDIGGFFSGDKLGTPASAESRPQQPWYLVAGLTTNITAHMTNDFHYSFLRNYWSWSDNNAPPQISGLGGALEPFGESATKALVPFNVDTQDIRTRFWDGEDHFLRDDVSFLRGNHLLQFGGQYQHNFNYHQRTDNGGGINFTPTYQLGDSVGSGLIDLSALTAQGYPTGAAASRVAAAVYGMVTDSQVAYTRSGNSLTLNAPLTPASDKVTIPYYNVYFSDTWHMKPSFTLSFGMGWTLEMPPTEATGKQVEIVDASDEPIKTTDYLAQRKANALAGQAYNPELGFALVGNVGAGLKYPYNPFYGSFSPRVGAAWNPHFASDTVLGHLFGPDATVIRGGYGRIYGRLNGVDLVLVPLLGIGLIQPVQCRQALASGACGPANPTATTAFRIGVDGTSAPLAAASPTLPQPVYPGYNSAAGSASEGLDPEFRPNAVDSFDLTIQRQITRKTLIEVGYIGRLIHHEYQPVNLNAVPYMMTAGTQNFAQAYAALEKQLGCATSAAQCGAGGMPSAVSPQSFFENALKGTSYCAGFANCTTAVMNNEYSNLITQSVWSLWSDLDNGGFNFPRTMMNTPIPGSANGGSGQSTSGIAENASIGHGNYNGGFVSFALLDWHGLTMHENFTYSKALGTGAEVQATSEYTPNDPFNLDAMYGVQPFNRKLVFNTYMVWQDPYYKGQQGLMGRLAGGWSFAPIFTAGNGEPLYCNTNTDGQAFGGADGANYFDNEQCVFTSKYTAGVHSHYNISGGTDPYGNSVGTAVAGSGGAAVNMFKNPVAVFDQVRAPILGIDTKNPGVGPINGTPYWNVDMSLQKNIKIWERTTLQFSMIFTNVFNHNILVDPGGTSELAINSPSTWGVQSSQANIPRKMEFGLRVSF
- a CDS encoding FAD-binding oxidoreductase encodes the protein MASTQNITAIEAALIDLRSFLGDRVSAAEAVREHHSHGESTHPPGVPDLVCFPQSTEEVGGIVKVSARYGLPVVPFGAGTSLEGHVNALRGGICIDTRQMNRILRVSVDDMDATVEAGVSRKQLQKALENTGLTFFIDPGADATLGGMAATRASGTTAVRYGTMRENVLGLTVVLADGRVIHTGTRARKSSAGYDLTRLFVGSEGTLGVITEVTLRLHAQPEAVTAAICAFETIEGAVKTVIEAIQLGVSVARIEFMDDRQVDAVNRYSQLGLLVRPTLLFEFHGVSQASVEEAAQMAESLSQEHGGLGFQWQTTLAERERLWKARHDVYYATRALRPGSNVLTTDVCVPISELAECIVATRADLDQVSFPAVMVGHVGDGNFHVQCLLGPDQMAEADTFAERLVARAQGMGGTCSGEHGVGSGKKKYLKAEHGESLEVMRSLKRALDPDNRMNPGKVLDMD